One Chitinophaga sp. H8 DNA window includes the following coding sequences:
- a CDS encoding metallophosphoesterase, translated as MKFKPQKMVNWYDLPQLVTIGTQTIISSIFGNYADKREAQANVVSTELYYDYSSMRDCWVDYVADTGDGFDSCYTVASLLAKPALEVDGHQLKRADVLIMGGDQVYPTPQKEAYDNRLKGPYEAAFPGQAGEGPCPVLFAIPGNHDWYDGLTSFMKLFCQKRKIGNWQTQQQRSYFAIRLPHNVWIWGIDVQLNSDIDYPQLRYFNEVGGHMKKGDKVLLCTAEPAWIYYSHKRHDQSYARLRYFEKNLIEKRGFSLVATFAGDLHHYAHYCQQDKDQEGKHKFTAGGGGAFMHPTHNLKKEVILEQQGGENAEVLSLQATFPSRQQSRALAWRNILFVVLNWRYCLGMAAIYLVLAWLVQSVADIGDTGTLTLMQRLRHTTTLGEAVTAIGRTLQFAPAVVLGCAAIVGGFVAFTDVTSGKTNWLYVLGGIHGLVHVANFFALLWLFAYINQQLLHLYVNTFLQAAVFTVEMLLGGSLVAGLVMGFYFIITNLLFRIHDNEAFSSLHYPHFKNFLRLHITEGQLHIYPVGIRKVTTQWACTTVKDVKGEDQLQFSGKEAAVELMEAAPVTIFI; from the coding sequence ATGAAATTTAAGCCGCAAAAAATGGTGAACTGGTATGATCTGCCCCAGTTGGTCACCATCGGTACACAAACTATTATCTCTTCCATATTTGGCAATTATGCCGATAAGCGGGAAGCGCAGGCCAATGTGGTCAGTACAGAGCTGTATTATGATTATAGCAGTATGAGGGATTGCTGGGTGGATTATGTAGCTGATACCGGCGATGGGTTTGATTCCTGTTATACCGTAGCCAGTTTACTGGCCAAACCTGCGCTGGAGGTAGACGGGCATCAGCTGAAACGGGCCGATGTATTGATCATGGGCGGGGATCAGGTATATCCCACCCCACAAAAAGAGGCGTATGATAATCGCCTGAAAGGCCCTTATGAGGCGGCTTTTCCCGGGCAGGCCGGAGAGGGGCCATGCCCGGTCCTATTTGCGATACCGGGTAATCATGACTGGTATGACGGGCTGACCAGCTTTATGAAGCTGTTTTGCCAGAAGCGGAAGATCGGTAACTGGCAAACGCAGCAGCAAAGAAGTTATTTTGCGATCCGCCTTCCCCACAATGTATGGATATGGGGGATTGATGTACAGCTCAATTCTGATATTGACTACCCGCAGCTTCGTTATTTTAATGAAGTGGGCGGGCATATGAAAAAAGGGGATAAGGTATTGTTATGCACAGCAGAGCCAGCGTGGATCTATTATTCCCATAAACGGCATGATCAGTCATATGCCAGGCTGCGTTACTTTGAGAAGAACCTGATTGAAAAGCGGGGATTTTCCCTGGTGGCTACTTTTGCAGGCGATCTGCACCATTATGCACATTACTGCCAGCAGGATAAGGACCAGGAGGGGAAGCATAAATTTACAGCAGGCGGTGGCGGAGCGTTTATGCATCCTACCCACAACCTTAAAAAGGAGGTTATCTTGGAGCAGCAGGGAGGAGAAAATGCGGAAGTACTGAGCCTCCAGGCTACCTTCCCTTCCCGGCAGCAATCCAGGGCCCTTGCCTGGCGGAATATCCTTTTTGTAGTACTCAACTGGCGCTATTGCCTGGGGATGGCAGCTATTTACCTGGTATTGGCCTGGCTGGTACAAAGTGTGGCAGATATAGGAGATACCGGTACCCTGACGCTCATGCAGCGGCTACGGCATACCACAACATTGGGTGAAGCCGTTACCGCTATCGGGCGTACGCTGCAGTTTGCCCCCGCAGTAGTGCTGGGATGCGCGGCGATTGTAGGGGGTTTTGTTGCCTTTACAGATGTGACTTCAGGCAAAACCAACTGGCTGTACGTGTTGGGGGGAATACATGGATTGGTACATGTGGCTAATTTCTTTGCCTTGTTATGGCTGTTTGCTTATATCAACCAGCAACTGCTGCACCTGTACGTGAATACCTTCCTGCAGGCGGCTGTTTTTACGGTAGAAATGCTTCTGGGAGGAAGCCTGGTAGCAGGCCTGGTGATGGGCTTTTATTTCATTATTACCAACCTGCTGTTCCGTATTCATGACAATGAAGCGTTTTCTTCCCTTCACTACCCTCATTTCAAGAACTTTTTACGCCTGCATATTACGGAGGGGCAGCTGCATATTTATCCCGTAGGCATCAGGAAAGTGACCACCCAATGGGCGTGTACTACCGTAAAAGATGTAAAAGGAGAAGACCAGCTGCAGTTTTCGGGAAAGGAGGCTGCTGTGGAACTGATGGAAGCCGCCCCGGTGACTATTTTTATATAA
- a CDS encoding PfkB family carbohydrate kinase → MSLTVVGSMAFDEIETPFGKSGRIIGGSATFIAWAASNFVKPINQVSVVGNDFPQSELDELKAIGTALEGVQIKKDQKSFYWSGKYHMDMNTRDTLVTELNVLGDFAPVIPDSYQGSEFLILGNLSPQVQMSVIDQLKVRPKLIVMDTMNFWMDIAMDDLKAVLKRVDVLMVNDAEARQLSGEYSLVKAAHKILTMGPRYLIIKKGEHGALLFYENHVFFAPALPLEDVFDPTGAGDTFAGGFIGHLAKTKDISFENMKTAIIVGSVMASFCVEKFGTARLKEITAADIAARLDQFVQLVNFDIDLV, encoded by the coding sequence ATGTCGCTTACAGTTGTTGGCTCTATGGCGTTTGATGAAATAGAAACGCCCTTCGGAAAATCAGGAAGAATCATTGGTGGTTCAGCTACTTTTATTGCCTGGGCAGCTTCAAATTTTGTAAAACCCATTAACCAGGTGTCAGTAGTGGGGAACGACTTCCCGCAATCTGAGCTGGACGAATTGAAGGCTATAGGCACTGCGCTGGAAGGTGTACAGATAAAGAAAGACCAGAAATCATTTTACTGGTCTGGTAAGTATCACATGGATATGAATACCCGTGATACCCTGGTTACGGAGCTGAATGTATTGGGCGATTTTGCACCGGTGATTCCTGACAGCTATCAGGGGAGTGAATTCCTGATCCTGGGTAATTTGTCACCGCAGGTACAAATGAGTGTGATTGATCAGCTGAAGGTAAGACCTAAGCTGATTGTAATGGATACCATGAACTTCTGGATGGACATTGCGATGGACGACCTGAAAGCGGTATTGAAAAGAGTAGATGTACTGATGGTGAATGATGCAGAGGCCCGTCAGCTGAGCGGTGAATATTCCCTGGTGAAAGCTGCCCACAAAATTCTTACCATGGGTCCCCGTTACCTGATCATTAAAAAGGGTGAGCATGGTGCATTATTATTCTACGAAAATCATGTGTTCTTTGCTCCTGCCCTGCCACTGGAAGATGTATTTGATCCCACCGGCGCCGGCGATACTTTTGCGGGTGGCTTTATTGGTCATCTGGCCAAAACAAAGGATATCTCCTTTGAAAACATGAAAACAGCGATCATCGTAGGTTCTGTAATGGCCTCTTTCTGTGTAGAGAAATTTGGTACTGCCCGTCTGAAAGAAATTACTGCTGCGGATATTGCTGCCCGTCTGGATCAATTTGTACAACTGGTTAATTTTGATATAGACCTGGTGTAG
- a CDS encoding S1/P1 nuclease, giving the protein MKPKRMIVSLLLACLLPLLPLATYAWGPIGHRVVAEIAYQHLTPKARKAIAAIIGRQSLAMIANWPDFIKSDTTHQYDHTSTWHYLDFPANCERPEFDRLLQSFTGQNLYSQTLDMIQQLKQRSLEKEQQVFALKFLVHMIGDMHMPLHVGRDEDMGGNKIKVYWFDRPTNLHRVWDEHLIDFQQLSYTEYAKVLDILPKDQVKTLQSGQIQDWLFESHLLADKVYGRAKPEEKLSYRYNFLFVDDLNQQLLKGGLRLAAVLNGIFK; this is encoded by the coding sequence ATGAAGCCGAAAAGAATGATCGTTAGCCTGCTACTGGCCTGTTTATTGCCTTTGCTACCCTTAGCCACTTATGCCTGGGGGCCTATTGGCCACCGGGTAGTAGCCGAAATTGCTTACCAGCACCTGACCCCCAAAGCACGTAAAGCTATTGCCGCCATCATAGGCCGGCAAAGCCTGGCAATGATCGCCAACTGGCCCGATTTTATCAAATCTGATACTACCCACCAGTACGATCATACGTCTACCTGGCATTACCTGGATTTTCCGGCCAACTGCGAGCGCCCGGAATTTGACCGCCTGCTCCAATCATTTACCGGCCAAAACCTGTACTCCCAGACATTGGACATGATCCAACAGCTGAAACAACGCTCCCTGGAAAAAGAACAACAGGTGTTCGCACTCAAATTCCTGGTACATATGATAGGGGATATGCATATGCCCCTGCACGTAGGCCGTGACGAAGATATGGGGGGCAATAAAATTAAAGTATACTGGTTTGACCGCCCCACAAACCTCCACCGGGTATGGGACGAACATTTAATTGACTTCCAGCAACTTAGCTACACAGAATACGCAAAAGTCCTGGACATTTTACCGAAAGACCAGGTAAAAACACTCCAAAGTGGCCAGATCCAGGACTGGTTATTTGAATCACATCTGCTGGCCGACAAAGTATATGGCCGTGCCAAACCGGAAGAAAAACTCAGCTACCGCTACAACTTCCTGTTTGTAGACGACCTGAACCAACAACTCCTGAAAGGCGGATTACGGCTTGCAGCGGTGCTGAATGGGATATTTAAATAG
- the uvrB gene encoding excinuclease ABC subunit UvrB, with product MPFKIHSNYAPAGDQPSAIHQLTERIQAGEPFQTLLGVTGSGKTFTMANVIQNTQKPTLVLTHNKTLVAQLYGEFRQFFPENAVEYFVSYYDYYQPEAYMPVSGTYIEKDLAINEELDKLRLKATSNLLSGRRDIIVVASVSCIYGMGNPTDYENGIIRISRGQTLSRNALLHGLVNSLYSRTTGDFNRGNFRVKGDTVDINLPYVDFGYRITFFGDEIEEIESFETETGKRIAKMDDAAIFPANLYMAPKDMMQEIIYEIQDELNAQVEYFKANGKLIEAQRLSERVTYDVEMIRELGYCSGIENYSRFLDRRKPGTRPFCLLDYFPDDFLLVVDESHVTVPQISGMYGGDRSRKLNLVEYGFRLPSALDNRPLNFYEFESLLNQTVFVSATPGEYELNKTEGIVVEQVVRPTGLLEPPIEVRPSVNQVDDLLDEIDRRVKDGGRVLVTTLTKRMAEEMDKYLQRINIKSRYIHSEVDTLERVEILRDLRLGTIDVLVGVNLLREGLDLPEVTLVAILDADKEGFLRDERSLTQTAGRAARNVDGLVIFYADKITDSMQRTIDETDRRREKQLAYNIKNGIVPKTVNKSKEQILGQTAVLQIKSFDEASPYAVHDEAAMLAAEDVTEYASAAAEAKTIPQMEKAIAKVKREMEKSAKDLDFMEAARLRDLMFAMERELGGMKK from the coding sequence ATGCCCTTTAAGATACATTCTAATTACGCCCCGGCGGGCGACCAACCGTCAGCTATCCATCAGCTTACGGAGCGGATACAGGCAGGTGAGCCTTTCCAGACATTACTGGGGGTAACGGGCTCCGGTAAAACATTTACCATGGCCAATGTGATCCAGAATACACAAAAGCCTACCCTGGTGCTGACGCACAATAAAACATTGGTGGCGCAGCTGTATGGAGAGTTTCGCCAGTTTTTTCCGGAAAATGCGGTGGAATATTTTGTGTCCTACTACGATTATTACCAGCCAGAGGCATATATGCCGGTGAGCGGTACCTATATAGAAAAAGACCTGGCTATCAACGAAGAACTGGATAAGCTGCGCCTGAAAGCAACGTCCAATCTGCTTTCCGGACGCAGGGATATCATTGTGGTGGCCAGTGTGTCCTGTATTTATGGTATGGGTAATCCTACGGATTATGAAAATGGGATCATCCGTATCAGCCGGGGGCAGACCCTCAGCCGCAATGCCTTGTTGCATGGGCTGGTAAATTCTCTTTATTCCCGCACGACAGGTGATTTTAACCGGGGTAATTTCCGCGTAAAAGGAGATACGGTAGATATCAACCTGCCCTATGTGGATTTTGGGTACCGGATCACTTTTTTCGGAGATGAAATTGAGGAGATCGAGAGCTTTGAAACGGAAACCGGCAAACGTATTGCCAAGATGGATGATGCAGCTATCTTCCCTGCCAATCTTTATATGGCACCAAAAGATATGATGCAGGAAATCATTTATGAAATACAGGATGAATTAAATGCACAGGTAGAATATTTTAAGGCCAATGGCAAGCTGATAGAAGCCCAGCGATTATCCGAAAGGGTTACCTATGATGTGGAAATGATACGTGAACTGGGCTATTGCAGTGGTATTGAGAACTACTCCCGTTTTCTTGACAGGCGGAAGCCTGGTACGCGCCCCTTCTGCCTGTTAGACTATTTCCCGGATGATTTTTTACTGGTGGTAGATGAAAGCCATGTGACCGTTCCGCAGATCAGCGGGATGTATGGCGGCGACCGGTCCAGGAAACTGAACCTGGTGGAATATGGATTCCGCCTGCCTTCTGCGCTGGACAACCGTCCGCTGAACTTCTATGAGTTTGAGAGCCTGTTGAACCAGACGGTTTTTGTAAGTGCTACCCCCGGAGAGTATGAACTCAACAAAACAGAAGGTATCGTAGTGGAGCAGGTGGTACGTCCTACGGGATTGCTGGAACCTCCTATTGAAGTAAGGCCGAGTGTAAACCAGGTAGATGACCTGCTGGATGAAATAGACCGCCGTGTAAAAGATGGGGGACGCGTGCTGGTTACCACCCTCACCAAACGGATGGCAGAGGAAATGGATAAATACCTGCAACGTATCAATATCAAATCGCGCTATATCCACTCTGAAGTAGATACCCTGGAGCGGGTAGAAATCCTGCGGGACCTGCGGCTGGGTACCATTGATGTACTGGTAGGGGTAAACCTGCTGCGGGAAGGGCTTGACTTACCGGAGGTAACGTTGGTAGCCATTCTGGATGCCGATAAGGAAGGCTTTCTGAGGGATGAGCGTTCCCTGACCCAAACAGCCGGCCGCGCCGCCCGTAACGTAGACGGGCTGGTGATCTTCTATGCGGACAAAATCACCGACAGTATGCAGCGCACCATTGATGAAACTGACCGTCGCCGGGAAAAGCAACTGGCCTATAACATCAAAAATGGTATTGTTCCGAAAACAGTGAACAAGTCTAAAGAACAGATCCTGGGACAAACAGCGGTATTACAGATCAAGAGTTTTGATGAGGCCTCTCCCTATGCAGTACATGATGAAGCGGCGATGCTGGCTGCGGAAGATGTGACAGAATACGCCAGCGCCGCTGCGGAAGCCAAAACAATCCCTCAAATGGAAAAAGCGATTGCCAAGGTAAAACGCGAAATGGAGAAGTCGGCCAAAGACCTCGACTTTATGGAGGCCGCCCGTTTAAGGGACCTGATGTTTGCCATGGAACGGGAGCTGGGCGGAATGAAGAAGTAG
- a CDS encoding S41 family peptidase — translation MKKTLLTLSTLLLIVFTAYCQSAQKDTRLSPQQLREDLAYLKQQLFNVHAYPYTEISPTRYNQLFADIASRLTDSSTATAFLKEIKPLLAYLCDEHAQAYLPNHLLWTSYQHDPVFMPVSLVRRGKYYQVDKILYEGGSLKPGDIITKVDNIKLDRLIEQCALFTSGYPEQRTEKALQQFGYLYTWTLPAPQHYFVFRTRDGKETSLPGVPLKVWQDELGKQTGWDTHCDEKITYQKIGNAGYITACSFNFPQAYLDTVQQQIDSIFRIVKADHPAYLFIDVSKNSGGQSIVGNMLIDYFYTQPYRDYSFDFRRSDAYINLLKSWGIEAPEWYKTAPEGKLLHFDSDTIHPQEKPYHYNGKVFIIVGKGTFSSAMMFATLVKDNNMAVIAGETPMLGHPNKFGELYNTRLPNTKIELLFGVKRWIRPKGIVKENLLKPDILVNLTDDKAALIQQVLGK, via the coding sequence ATGAAAAAGACATTATTAACCCTGAGTACGTTGCTCCTGATAGTATTCACCGCATATTGTCAAAGCGCTCAAAAGGATACCAGGCTATCTCCCCAACAGCTCAGGGAAGACCTGGCATATTTAAAGCAGCAGCTGTTCAATGTACACGCCTACCCCTATACGGAAATCAGCCCCACCAGATATAACCAACTTTTTGCAGACATCGCGTCCAGACTTACCGACTCGTCCACGGCAACTGCGTTCTTAAAAGAAATAAAGCCGCTGCTTGCCTATTTATGTGATGAACATGCACAGGCCTATCTACCCAATCACCTGCTTTGGACCAGCTATCAGCATGATCCTGTTTTTATGCCGGTTAGCCTGGTCCGCCGTGGCAAATACTACCAGGTAGACAAAATACTTTATGAAGGAGGTTCGCTAAAACCAGGGGATATTATTACCAAGGTCGACAACATAAAACTGGATCGCTTAATTGAACAATGTGCCCTGTTTACCTCAGGTTATCCTGAGCAGCGTACCGAAAAGGCTTTGCAGCAATTTGGCTACCTGTACACCTGGACCTTGCCTGCACCTCAGCACTATTTTGTTTTTAGAACCAGAGACGGTAAAGAAACCAGCCTGCCGGGAGTACCTTTAAAGGTATGGCAGGACGAACTGGGTAAACAAACTGGCTGGGATACGCATTGCGATGAGAAAATCACTTACCAAAAAATAGGAAATGCGGGTTATATCACGGCCTGTTCCTTTAACTTTCCACAGGCATACCTGGATACTGTTCAGCAGCAGATTGACAGCATCTTCCGCATTGTAAAAGCAGATCATCCTGCATACCTGTTTATTGATGTCAGCAAAAACAGCGGGGGACAATCCATTGTGGGCAATATGCTGATCGATTATTTCTATACCCAGCCTTACCGTGATTATAGTTTTGACTTCAGAAGAAGTGATGCCTATATTAACCTCTTAAAATCATGGGGCATTGAAGCGCCTGAATGGTACAAAACCGCTCCGGAGGGCAAACTGCTGCACTTTGACTCAGACACTATTCATCCACAGGAAAAACCCTACCATTATAACGGTAAAGTATTCATTATCGTAGGTAAGGGTACATTCAGCAGCGCCATGATGTTTGCTACCCTCGTAAAAGATAACAATATGGCCGTAATCGCAGGAGAAACCCCGATGCTGGGGCATCCCAATAAATTTGGAGAGCTATATAATACCCGCCTGCCCAACACTAAAATTGAGCTGCTTTTTGGTGTAAAACGGTGGATCAGACCTAAAGGTATCGTAAAGGAAAATCTCCTGAAGCCAGACATACTGGTTAATCTCACCGATGATAAAGCCGCATTGATCCAACAGGTGCTTGGGAAGTAG
- a CDS encoding ammonium transporter → MKKNTFQDYLPFIFLALVAIIGIFIPVLPSFADNGSYNSSDIAWILVASSLVFLMTPGLSFFYGGMVNRKNVISTMMQSFIATGLISVVWLVVGFSLAFGKSQGGIIGDPTTFFFFRNVSSGAPWPGAPTIPLLLFALFQMKFAIITPALVVGAVAERIRFTSYVLFMVLFSLLVYAPIAHWTWHPDGILFKLGVLDFAGGTVVHISAGCAALAGALILKRRKDHVEKKELQPANIPFVLLGTGLLWFGWFGFNAGSALAANSLAVSAFATTNTATAAAGLSWVFFDVIRGRKPSALGFCIGAVVGLVAITPAAGFVGIPQSVFIGFLAAIASNMVVHWKSKTSIDDTLDVFPCHGVGGMVGMLLTGVFATKLVNGGGNDGWFYGNFELFRNQVLGLLLVVTYSFAVSYGIFKLINLIHPIRVSEDEEALGLDVTQHNENYHPAMMTVSDNGSLKEEALIH, encoded by the coding sequence ATGAAAAAAAATACGTTTCAGGACTACTTGCCTTTCATTTTTCTGGCTTTAGTTGCAATAATTGGAATTTTTATTCCCGTACTACCAAGTTTTGCTGATAATGGCAGTTATAACAGCTCCGATATCGCCTGGATCCTGGTAGCCTCTTCATTGGTGTTTTTAATGACACCGGGTTTATCTTTTTTCTATGGCGGTATGGTAAACCGGAAGAATGTGATCTCCACCATGATGCAAAGTTTTATAGCCACCGGGCTGATCAGTGTGGTATGGCTGGTGGTAGGATTCAGTCTGGCATTTGGTAAATCGCAGGGTGGCATCATTGGGGATCCTACCACGTTCTTCTTTTTCCGGAATGTAAGTTCCGGTGCCCCCTGGCCTGGTGCACCCACCATTCCGTTGTTGTTGTTTGCACTGTTCCAGATGAAATTTGCCATTATCACACCAGCCCTGGTAGTGGGTGCGGTAGCGGAAAGAATACGTTTTACTTCTTATGTACTGTTTATGGTATTGTTCAGTTTGCTGGTATATGCACCGATAGCACACTGGACCTGGCATCCGGATGGTATCCTGTTTAAACTGGGCGTACTGGATTTTGCAGGAGGTACGGTAGTGCATATTTCCGCAGGTTGTGCAGCACTGGCTGGTGCGCTGATTCTGAAACGCCGGAAAGATCATGTAGAGAAGAAAGAATTACAACCCGCCAATATTCCTTTTGTGCTGCTGGGTACTGGCTTGCTCTGGTTTGGCTGGTTTGGTTTTAACGCCGGTTCTGCACTGGCTGCTAATTCACTGGCGGTATCCGCTTTTGCTACTACTAATACGGCTACTGCGGCAGCGGGTTTATCATGGGTGTTTTTTGATGTGATCCGTGGCAGAAAACCATCTGCATTAGGATTTTGTATAGGCGCTGTAGTTGGATTGGTAGCGATTACGCCCGCTGCAGGTTTTGTAGGTATCCCGCAAAGCGTGTTCATCGGATTCCTCGCAGCCATAGCGTCCAATATGGTGGTGCACTGGAAATCAAAAACCAGTATTGACGATACACTGGATGTATTCCCTTGTCATGGTGTAGGTGGTATGGTAGGCATGTTGCTGACCGGTGTATTTGCTACCAAGCTGGTAAATGGTGGAGGCAACGATGGCTGGTTCTATGGCAATTTTGAATTATTCCGTAACCAGGTACTGGGCCTGCTGCTGGTAGTTACTTACAGCTTTGCAGTATCCTATGGTATTTTCAAGCTGATCAACCTGATCCATCCTATCCGGGTAAGTGAAGATGAAGAAGCATTAGGACTGGATGTAACACAGCATAATGAAAACTATCATCCTGCTATGATGACCGTTAGTGATAACGGTTCCCTGAAAGAAGAAGCATTGATCCACTAA
- a CDS encoding porin yields the protein MKKIVIALFAVCQCLYVCAQTADTTQAPAFKLSGSADVYYKYNLNRNNTDNKTSFTNSHNSFELGMVSLKVEHAFKKGSIVADLGFGRRAAEFSYNDNPTETHSMAMAIKQLYVGYQLTDKIKVSLGSFGTHVGYELVDAYLNRNYSMSYMFSYGPFFSTGVKADFTLSSSLTAMVGVFNPTDLKSVTLNNHKYIGAQLGFAPAEAPVKLYLNYLEGKDTFNIQNHQVDAVATYQVNKVLGLGYNGTYSTYKDTQIKDGADNTANWWGSALYINCDFTDAFGLTLRGEYFSDKKGLKVFGGMPNGGSVVAGTLSFNYRVGNLTIVPEFRLDKASENIFNKSSGEAGNISANVLVAALYHF from the coding sequence ATGAAAAAAATTGTAATAGCCCTGTTTGCCGTTTGTCAATGTCTGTATGTATGCGCTCAAACAGCAGATACTACACAAGCGCCGGCATTTAAGTTGTCCGGGTCGGCGGATGTATACTATAAGTATAATCTGAACAGAAACAATACTGATAATAAAACCAGTTTTACCAATTCACATAATTCATTTGAATTGGGCATGGTTTCCTTAAAGGTGGAACATGCCTTTAAAAAAGGAAGTATTGTAGCAGACCTTGGTTTTGGCAGAAGAGCTGCTGAATTTTCCTACAATGATAATCCCACGGAAACACATAGCATGGCTATGGCGATCAAACAGCTGTATGTAGGTTATCAGCTTACAGACAAGATCAAGGTAAGCCTGGGGAGTTTTGGTACGCATGTAGGTTATGAACTGGTGGATGCTTATCTGAACCGCAATTATAGTATGAGTTATATGTTCAGCTATGGTCCTTTTTTCAGTACCGGTGTAAAGGCCGACTTTACGTTAAGTTCTTCCCTTACTGCTATGGTGGGCGTGTTTAATCCTACTGATCTTAAATCGGTGACCTTAAACAATCATAAATACATAGGAGCACAACTGGGGTTTGCACCTGCTGAAGCACCTGTGAAATTATATCTGAATTACCTGGAAGGGAAAGACACTTTTAACATCCAGAATCATCAGGTGGATGCCGTAGCTACTTATCAGGTAAACAAGGTGCTGGGGTTGGGATACAACGGTACTTACAGTACCTATAAGGATACACAGATCAAGGATGGCGCAGATAATACGGCCAACTGGTGGGGATCAGCATTGTACATCAACTGTGATTTTACGGATGCTTTCGGGTTGACGTTGCGTGGAGAGTATTTCAGTGATAAAAAGGGGTTGAAGGTATTTGGCGGTATGCCGAATGGAGGAAGTGTAGTAGCAGGAACTTTATCGTTCAATTACAGGGTGGGTAATCTGACAATTGTACCGGAGTTCCGTTTAGATAAAGCTTCTGAGAACATATTTAATAAGTCGTCCGGAGAGGCAGGTAATATTTCTGCCAATGTATTGGTAGCAGCGCTTTACCATTTTTAA
- a CDS encoding DUF2461 domain-containing protein: MFQASTLKFLKNLKSNNNKPWFDDHKTEYQQAKADFESIVQQIIDGLNKQDKTTVGLQVKDCVFRIYKDVRFSKDKTPYKSNMGASFAAGGKKSILAGYYFHLEPGGHSFAGGGLWMPPAPELKKVRQEIDYNFEEFERIISNKEFIKYYGKVEGDALKTVPQGYHADNPAIAYLRLKSLVVTHAITDEACTQPALVREILKSFAIMQPFLNFLNRGLD, translated from the coding sequence ATGTTCCAGGCGAGTACACTTAAATTTTTGAAGAACCTGAAAAGCAATAATAACAAACCCTGGTTTGATGATCATAAAACGGAATATCAGCAGGCAAAAGCTGATTTTGAAAGCATCGTGCAGCAGATCATAGACGGGTTAAACAAACAGGATAAAACAACAGTAGGGTTACAGGTAAAGGATTGTGTGTTTCGTATATATAAAGACGTGAGGTTCTCAAAAGATAAGACACCTTATAAATCAAACATGGGAGCTTCCTTTGCTGCCGGTGGTAAAAAGTCTATACTGGCAGGATATTACTTTCACCTGGAGCCGGGAGGGCACAGTTTTGCAGGCGGCGGTTTATGGATGCCGCCAGCACCGGAGTTAAAAAAGGTACGCCAGGAAATAGACTATAATTTTGAAGAGTTTGAGCGGATCATTTCTAATAAAGAATTTATAAAGTACTATGGTAAAGTAGAAGGAGATGCGCTCAAGACAGTACCTCAGGGGTACCATGCTGATAACCCTGCCATTGCTTATTTAAGATTAAAGAGTTTAGTAGTAACCCATGCTATTACAGACGAAGCCTGTACACAGCCTGCACTGGTAAGGGAAATATTGAAAAGCTTTGCGATCATGCAGCCTTTTCTGAACTTCCTGAACCGGGGTCTTGACTAA